Proteins from one Niallia circulans genomic window:
- a CDS encoding aldo/keto reductase — translation MMNIHHKLKLHNGTEIPILGLGTYSADGGRTTAETVKAALELGYRSIDTASFYNNEKEVGEGIKESAVYRGDVFVTTKLWNDDHGYDKALKAFEASLQRLDLNYVDLYLIHWPGKDKYVETWKALERLYDEGLVKAIGVSNFKEHHLKTLLSASNEKPVVNQIELHPRLTSESLREYCKRMDIKVEAWSPLANGRLLNEPTINYIAKKHSRTSAQIILRWHIQHDIIVIPKTSSKKRLKENASIFDFRLSMEEMNLIDSLNMNERIGQDPDKLLF, via the coding sequence ATGATGAACATCCATCATAAGTTAAAACTGCATAATGGAACAGAAATACCTATTCTCGGCCTTGGTACTTACAGCGCAGACGGAGGAAGAACAACGGCAGAAACGGTGAAAGCGGCCCTTGAGCTTGGATATCGTTCGATTGATACAGCTTCCTTCTATAATAATGAAAAAGAGGTAGGAGAAGGAATAAAAGAAAGCGCTGTCTATAGAGGGGATGTTTTTGTTACAACAAAACTTTGGAATGATGACCACGGATACGATAAAGCTTTAAAAGCCTTTGAAGCAAGCTTGCAGAGGCTTGATTTGAATTATGTTGATTTATATTTAATTCATTGGCCTGGCAAGGATAAATATGTGGAAACATGGAAGGCTCTTGAGCGCCTGTATGATGAAGGACTTGTTAAGGCAATCGGTGTCAGCAACTTTAAAGAGCATCATTTAAAAACACTGCTGTCAGCAAGTAATGAGAAGCCTGTTGTTAACCAAATTGAACTTCATCCTCGTCTAACATCTGAAAGCTTGAGAGAGTATTGTAAAAGAATGGACATTAAGGTGGAAGCATGGTCTCCATTGGCCAACGGCAGGCTGTTGAATGAACCGACAATCAATTATATTGCCAAAAAACACAGCAGAACATCGGCACAAATTATCTTAAGATGGCATATTCAGCATGATATTATTGTTATCCCTAAAACATCCTCGAAGAAGCGGCTTAAAGAAAATGCGAGTATTTTTGATTTTCGGCTAAGTATGGAGGAAATGAACTTAATCGACAGTCTTAATATGAATGAACGGATTGGGCAGGATCCTGATAAATTACTTTTTTAA
- a CDS encoding GlsB/YeaQ/YmgE family stress response membrane protein: protein MGFLWSLIIGGIIGWLAGIIVGRDVPGGIIGNIIAGFVGAWLGSLILGDWGPTLADFAIIPSIIGAVILVFVLSFILRKMRKTA, encoded by the coding sequence ATGGGCTTTCTATGGTCATTAATTATAGGTGGGATTATCGGTTGGCTTGCAGGTATCATTGTAGGCAGAGACGTACCAGGTGGAATTATCGGTAACATTATCGCAGGTTTTGTAGGTGCATGGCTTGGTTCATTAATTCTTGGAGACTGGGGTCCAACACTTGCTGACTTCGCGATTATCCCAAGTATCATTGGAGCAGTTATCCTAGTATTTGTATTAAGCTTCATCTTAAGAAAAATGCGCAAAACAGCATAA
- a CDS encoding DUF5365 family protein: protein MKVAYASTPAQEEQINELIQTFYTSIFPDFFSDDEINKFSNLNVLRLTQEQSYMLSTLKNSYQVIAALQTIISIVENSDESDDEYDQLFERNVEILDEFELFFPFRLDNFSKKDKSLSIYSEAANEYLL from the coding sequence ATGAAGGTAGCTTATGCTTCAACGCCTGCACAGGAAGAGCAAATAAATGAACTTATCCAAACTTTTTATACGTCCATTTTTCCCGACTTTTTTTCTGATGACGAAATAAACAAGTTTTCAAACTTGAATGTTTTACGTTTAACTCAAGAGCAATCATATATGCTAAGTACTTTAAAGAATTCCTACCAAGTGATTGCTGCATTGCAGACAATCATATCGATTGTTGAGAATTCGGATGAAAGTGACGACGAATACGATCAATTATTCGAAAGAAATGTCGAGATATTAGATGAGTTCGAGTTATTTTTCCCTTTCCGTCTGGACAATTTCTCAAAAAAAGATAAAAGTTTGAGCATCTATTCAGAGGCTGCAAACGAGTATTTATTATAG
- a CDS encoding YhdB family protein — MNKVDYDRALYYTHRSEWDNLLILMVRTKDHFLSKKIEHFLHAYNFEHDYTVIENSLYSLLRYIDHANDNVSETDIHTTVM, encoded by the coding sequence TTGAATAAAGTTGATTATGATCGTGCACTGTACTACACCCACCGTTCTGAGTGGGATAATCTTTTAATACTGATGGTGCGCACAAAGGATCATTTTCTTTCAAAAAAAATCGAACATTTCCTGCACGCCTACAATTTTGAACATGATTATACTGTAATCGAAAATAGCTTGTATTCATTACTGCGCTACATTGACCACGCCAACGACAATGTAAGCGAAACTGACATTCACACAACCGTAATGTAA
- a CDS encoding bifunctional GNAT family N-acetyltransferase/carbon-nitrogen hydrolase family protein, protein MTKLDLSKFEKRLMIRNTEYKDIDKILQLQAECFPGMEPWTKAQLKSHLDLFQEGQFVAEYNGEIIGSCSSLIINFDEYDDRHSWDDVTDKGYITNHNPDGYNLYGIEVMVDPQYRRMKIGHRLYEARKELVRRLNLKSIIIGGRIPNYYKYESEMSAREYVEEVIHHRIYDPVLSFQLINGFTLMRINPNYLPDDRQSSKYATLMEWNNVEYLPQSKRFFKSSYPVRICVVQYMMRQIDSFEDFANQVEYYTDVASDASSDFVVFPEIFTTQLMSFLDEKIPINAIRKVTEYTEQYMELFSSLAIRYNINIIGGSHFVQEDDEEIYNISYLFRRDGSIEKQYKLHITPNEQKWWGISRGDQVRVFDTDCGKIAILICYDIEFPELARIATDMGAKIIFTPFCTEDRQGYLRVRYCAQARAVENQIYTVIAGTVGNLPQTENMDIQYAQSAIFAPSDFEFARDGIVGETNPNIEMVMIGDVDLEVLRRKRQNGTVRQLKDRRTDLYEIDYKHKKF, encoded by the coding sequence ATGACTAAACTAGATTTATCGAAGTTTGAAAAGCGTTTGATGATAAGAAATACGGAGTACAAGGATATAGATAAAATCCTGCAGCTTCAAGCGGAGTGCTTTCCAGGGATGGAGCCATGGACGAAGGCACAGCTTAAAAGCCATTTAGATTTGTTTCAGGAAGGACAATTTGTCGCAGAATATAATGGAGAAATCATCGGATCGTGTTCAAGTCTTATCATCAACTTTGATGAGTATGATGACAGACATTCCTGGGATGATGTGACAGACAAAGGTTACATAACGAATCATAATCCAGATGGATATAATTTATACGGTATTGAAGTGATGGTTGATCCGCAATATAGAAGGATGAAAATAGGGCACCGCTTATATGAAGCGAGAAAAGAACTAGTTCGCAGACTTAATTTGAAAAGCATTATTATTGGCGGCAGGATACCTAATTATTATAAATACGAAAGTGAGATGTCTGCGCGAGAATATGTCGAGGAGGTAATTCATCACCGCATTTATGATCCTGTTCTTTCCTTTCAGTTAATTAACGGATTTACCTTAATGAGGATAAATCCCAATTATCTTCCAGATGATAGACAATCAAGTAAGTATGCAACATTGATGGAATGGAATAATGTTGAATATCTTCCACAGTCAAAACGTTTCTTTAAAAGCAGCTATCCTGTTAGAATTTGTGTTGTTCAGTACATGATGAGGCAAATTGACAGCTTTGAAGACTTTGCTAATCAGGTTGAATATTATACGGACGTCGCATCAGATGCTTCATCTGATTTTGTTGTATTTCCAGAGATATTTACCACACAGCTTATGTCGTTTCTAGATGAGAAAATTCCCATAAATGCAATCCGTAAGGTGACAGAATATACGGAGCAATATATGGAGCTGTTCTCGAGCCTTGCTATCAGATACAATATCAACATTATTGGCGGCTCTCACTTTGTGCAAGAGGATGATGAGGAAATCTACAATATCTCCTATTTATTTAGAAGAGATGGCAGCATTGAAAAGCAATATAAACTGCATATAACGCCAAATGAACAAAAATGGTGGGGGATAAGCAGAGGAGATCAAGTTCGTGTGTTTGATACAGATTGCGGAAAAATTGCCATCCTTATTTGTTATGACATCGAATTTCCGGAGCTTGCAAGGATTGCTACAGATATGGGTGCTAAAATTATCTTTACACCATTTTGTACAGAAGACCGTCAAGGGTATTTGCGTGTCCGCTACTGTGCCCAGGCGCGAGCTGTTGAAAATCAGATTTATACAGTGATTGCAGGTACTGTCGGTAATCTTCCACAAACAGAAAATATGGATATTCAATATGCTCAGTCAGCAATCTTTGCACCATCTGATTTTGAATTTGCAAGAGATGGAATTGTCGGGGAGACGAATCCGAATATTGAAATGGTCATGATTGGTGATGTAGATTTAGAGGTGCTTCGCAGAAAACGCCAAAATGGTACTGTTAGACAGCTAAAGGACAGAAGAACAGACCTTTATGAAATTGATTATAAACATAAGAAGTTTTAA
- a CDS encoding RluA family pseudouridine synthase produces MHFDRKGEWMLLKIPEKWNLISIDELFRTILLASKKQVHLFKMQKKVMLNNTVITNWSTPLQTGDLLSIKMFDSEPNNIEASYMELSVLYEDDFLVIFNKPHGIDTHPNAPEDISSLTNGAAFHLLMNGEERQLKHIHRLDRNTTGCILFAKHELIGNMLDQNLRERKIKRTYLALVHGNLKGKKGSINKPIGRDRHHATKRRVSENGQAAVTHYKRLQYYPETDLTLVSCSLETGRTHQIRVHFSSIGHPLAGDVLYGGRAAAYNRQALHAAKLEFEHPITGEYMKVFAPFLDSPAIFPENALELLGE; encoded by the coding sequence ATGCATTTCGACAGAAAGGGCGAATGGATGTTACTTAAAATTCCAGAAAAATGGAATTTGATATCGATAGATGAACTGTTCCGCACCATTCTTCTTGCATCAAAGAAGCAAGTACATTTATTTAAGATGCAGAAAAAAGTGATGCTGAATAATACTGTCATAACAAATTGGTCAACTCCTCTCCAAACTGGAGATTTATTATCAATAAAAATGTTTGATTCTGAGCCTAACAATATCGAAGCATCCTATATGGAGCTCAGCGTATTGTATGAGGATGACTTTTTAGTGATTTTTAACAAACCTCATGGAATTGATACACATCCTAACGCGCCAGAAGACATTTCCTCCCTCACAAATGGGGCAGCTTTTCATCTGCTGATGAATGGAGAAGAACGGCAGCTTAAGCATATACATCGCCTTGATCGGAATACAACTGGCTGTATATTATTTGCCAAGCATGAATTAATAGGAAATATGCTTGATCAGAACTTAAGAGAACGAAAAATCAAAAGAACATATTTAGCACTTGTTCATGGCAATCTGAAAGGAAAAAAAGGAAGTATAAACAAGCCGATAGGCAGGGACAGGCATCATGCCACAAAAAGAAGAGTTTCGGAAAATGGACAAGCAGCCGTTACTCATTATAAACGGCTGCAATACTATCCTGAAACTGATTTAACACTTGTTTCCTGCAGTCTTGAAACTGGTCGAACACATCAAATTCGTGTTCATTTCAGCTCAATTGGCCACCCTCTTGCAGGTGATGTTCTTTACGGAGGCAGAGCTGCTGCTTACAACAGGCAGGCACTGCATGCAGCAAAGCTGGAGTTTGAACACCCAATTACAGGAGAATATATGAAGGTCTTTGCTCCATTTCTGGACAGTCCTGCAATATTCCCTGAAAATGCACTTGAATTACTTGGAGAATAA